One Frankia alni ACN14a DNA window includes the following coding sequences:
- a CDS encoding TetR/AcrR family transcriptional regulator, producing MAAAMEVVDTNGAGAFSMRALGGFLDCDPTAMYRHFATKNALLDALVDSVVRDGVADLPESDDPRADIRANFRQLRRSLLAHPTLAPLVLRRPPGVGAYWERSDHAVAQLHRAGMDPADAANVYQTLLFYTLGHTLSEARQLARAVEKEGAGARGGPVAQVRPPAELHPDLSDVAPHLREDNEAQFLAGLDLILRDLPR from the coding sequence ATGGCGGCGGCGATGGAGGTCGTCGACACCAACGGCGCGGGGGCGTTCAGCATGCGGGCGCTCGGCGGGTTCCTCGACTGCGACCCGACGGCGATGTACCGGCATTTCGCCACCAAGAACGCCCTGCTCGACGCGCTCGTCGACAGCGTCGTCCGGGACGGGGTCGCGGACCTGCCGGAGAGCGACGACCCGCGCGCCGACATCCGCGCGAACTTCCGCCAGCTCCGCCGCTCGCTGCTGGCCCACCCGACGCTGGCCCCGCTGGTGCTGCGCCGCCCGCCGGGCGTCGGCGCCTACTGGGAGCGTTCCGACCACGCCGTCGCCCAGCTCCACCGCGCCGGCATGGACCCGGCGGATGCGGCCAACGTCTACCAGACGCTGCTGTTCTACACCCTCGGCCACACCCTGTCGGAGGCCCGCCAGCTCGCCCGCGCGGTGGAGAAGGAGGGGGCCGGCGCCCGCGGTGGGCCGGTGGCGCAGGTGCGCCCGCCGGCGGAGCTCCATCCGGACCTGTCCGACGTCGCCCCGCACCTGCGGGAGGACAACGAGGCGCAGTTCCTCGCCGGGCTCGACCTGATCCTGCGCGACCTACCCCGATAG
- a CDS encoding bifunctional 5,10-methylenetetrahydrofolate dehydrogenase/5,10-methenyltetrahydrofolate cyclohydrolase, whose translation MRLLDGRSMAAEIGRYVIDEAERLMLAGKTPTLAVVLPNADPAARSYTHIIERTAGKVGVRCEPHEATAGPAALLDMVDALAADPLVDGIIVQTPLPAQLSSREVGEHIPVAKDVDGMNPESLGRLALGLPGFAPATAAAVVEILTRARIPMAGARVCVIGRGPVVGKPVSLLLLAEDATVTVCHSHTKDLVTIAHEADIIVSATGVPGLVGAGFVRPGATVIDVGTAVTAAGQVGDVDAAAIASVAGALTPVPGGVGPVTTMLLLRNTIRAARAD comes from the coding sequence ATGAGGTTGCTCGACGGGCGGTCCATGGCCGCCGAGATCGGCCGGTACGTGATCGACGAGGCGGAGCGGCTGATGCTGGCCGGCAAGACGCCGACGCTGGCCGTGGTCCTGCCGAACGCGGATCCGGCCGCCCGCTCCTACACCCACATCATCGAACGGACCGCCGGCAAGGTCGGGGTCCGCTGCGAGCCGCACGAGGCCACCGCCGGGCCGGCGGCGCTGCTCGACATGGTCGACGCGCTGGCCGCCGACCCGCTGGTCGACGGGATCATCGTCCAGACGCCGCTGCCCGCGCAGCTGAGCTCCCGGGAGGTCGGCGAGCACATCCCCGTCGCCAAGGACGTCGACGGGATGAACCCGGAGAGCCTGGGTCGGCTCGCCCTGGGACTGCCGGGCTTCGCCCCGGCGACCGCCGCCGCGGTGGTGGAGATCCTCACCCGCGCCCGCATCCCGATGGCCGGCGCCCGGGTGTGCGTCATCGGCCGCGGGCCGGTCGTCGGCAAGCCGGTCTCGCTGCTCCTGCTCGCGGAGGACGCGACCGTCACCGTCTGCCATTCCCACACGAAGGACCTGGTGACGATCGCGCACGAGGCCGACATCATCGTGTCCGCCACGGGGGTGCCGGGCCTCGTCGGTGCCGGGTTCGTCCGGCCGGGGGCGACGGTCATCGACGTCGGCACCGCGGTCACCGCCGCCGGCCAGGTCGGCGACGTCGACGCCGCGGCCATCGCCTCCGTCGCCGGTGCCCTCACGCCGGTGCCGGGCGGAGTCGGCCCGGTGACCACCATGCTGCTGCTGCGCAACACGATCCGAGCCGCCCGCGCCGACTGA
- a CDS encoding MFS transporter: MTDLLPTPPAPARGAEAPAPGAGGSVYRRTLATPGAARFIGPAFVGRLPIAMHALGTVLFVQDRSGSYAVGGAVAAAGALSEAVCVPRVGRALDRFGQARVLLAGLAGHLLGAAALLVTVWAGAPRPLWFLAAVVAGGCLPPVGTCVRARWSALLGGGALLPAALALEAATDELVFILGPTLVTALVTLVDPAAGLLASAVLLGVGALGLALQHGTDPGPRPASAAPPERIMRRPDARTLVAIVFAIGIGFGGIDVAMVAFAREEGLAAIGGLLLGMFAAGSGISGLITGARRHDRPLRARLLRSIALLTAGLALPLAGVGVATMIPLAVLAGATVAPTMINANAMMERIVPPHARTEGFAWLTMAVVGGLAVGSPLAGRLIDAGGARFGYLVPAGAGLLAGLTALLRRLYLPDVDAHGPAPASVPRPASAPESTTAPAITTVDPAG; encoded by the coding sequence ATGACCGACCTGCTCCCGACGCCCCCTGCCCCCGCCCGCGGTGCCGAGGCCCCCGCACCCGGCGCGGGCGGAAGCGTCTACCGGCGGACCCTTGCAACCCCCGGCGCGGCCCGGTTCATCGGGCCGGCGTTCGTGGGACGGCTGCCGATCGCGATGCATGCGCTCGGCACGGTGCTGTTCGTCCAGGACCGGTCCGGCTCCTATGCCGTGGGCGGGGCGGTCGCCGCCGCCGGTGCGCTCAGCGAGGCAGTGTGCGTGCCACGGGTAGGCCGCGCCCTGGATCGATTCGGTCAGGCCAGAGTGCTGCTCGCCGGGCTCGCCGGGCACCTGCTCGGGGCGGCGGCACTGCTGGTGACCGTATGGGCCGGCGCCCCCCGACCGCTGTGGTTTCTTGCCGCGGTGGTTGCCGGCGGCTGCCTGCCGCCCGTCGGGACCTGCGTACGGGCCCGGTGGAGCGCGTTGCTGGGTGGTGGCGCGCTACTGCCCGCCGCGCTCGCGCTGGAGGCGGCGACTGACGAGCTGGTGTTCATCCTGGGGCCCACCCTGGTGACGGCGCTGGTCACCCTCGTCGATCCCGCCGCCGGCCTGCTGGCCTCGGCGGTCCTGCTCGGCGTCGGCGCCCTGGGGCTTGCGCTGCAGCACGGCACCGACCCGGGGCCCCGGCCGGCGTCGGCCGCGCCACCGGAGCGGATCATGCGGCGGCCGGACGCCCGCACCCTGGTCGCGATCGTGTTCGCGATCGGGATTGGCTTCGGCGGGATAGATGTGGCCATGGTCGCCTTCGCCCGCGAGGAGGGGCTGGCGGCCATCGGCGGGCTGCTGCTGGGAATGTTCGCGGCCGGGTCGGGAATCTCGGGTCTGATCACCGGCGCCCGCAGGCACGACCGCCCGCTGCGGGCCCGGCTGCTGCGCTCGATCGCGCTGCTGACGGCCGGCCTCGCACTCCCCCTGGCCGGGGTCGGCGTGGCCACGATGATCCCGCTGGCCGTCCTCGCCGGCGCCACGGTGGCCCCCACAATGATCAACGCGAACGCGATGATGGAGCGGATCGTCCCGCCGCACGCCCGCACCGAGGGCTTCGCCTGGCTCACGATGGCGGTGGTCGGCGGCCTCGCCGTGGGCTCCCCGCTGGCCGGCCGGCTGATCGACGCCGGCGGCGCCCGGTTCGGCTACCTCGTGCCGGCGGGCGCGGGCCTGCTCGCCGGCCTGACGGCCCTGCTCAGGCGCCTGTACCTGCCCGACGTCGACGCCCATGGCCCCGCCCCGGCCAGCGTCCCGCGCCCCGCCTCCGCACCCGAGAGCACCACCGCACCCGCGATCACCACGGTCGACCCCGCCGGCTGA
- a CDS encoding GGDEF domain-containing protein, with protein sequence MLWRAPRTVVRRVVGVTLCWAALVGVAITGLRPRWVDVLAFAAFVALGGFAVVVSGRLGADLTVSPAARHDLLATWTVAVAVLLPPFYPTVIGLPLCWLAGRADPIRPPHLRVFHAAALGIAGFCASSVHLLLSPTTGPFTVEGLVGSGSAALAFLAAVAVYPLVASLPGVGMARAGRGDGLDAWLGGAPAGAGVHGPAGLPGAGVHRPAGPPARAPRRARRELVPARAAEICSSIVVAVLWAASPFLMLAVTPPVLLLQRSLLHADLLLAARSDAKTRLANAAYWRQVAEREIGRAARAGRPLSVLLVDIDHFKRVNDRFGHLIGDVILLAVADTLRATARPRDLVGRFGGEEFVILLTEAGREHALDIAERIRSQVAGTRCRFDGCPPLSVTVSVGVATQDGSSGDLSALIARADTALYRAKADGRNRVRLADPLCAPA encoded by the coding sequence ATGCTGTGGCGTGCGCCGCGGACGGTCGTGCGCCGGGTCGTGGGGGTCACGCTGTGCTGGGCCGCCCTGGTCGGCGTCGCGATCACCGGGCTGCGGCCACGCTGGGTCGACGTGCTCGCGTTCGCCGCGTTCGTCGCCCTCGGGGGGTTCGCGGTGGTCGTGTCCGGGCGGCTGGGAGCCGACCTCACCGTCTCCCCGGCCGCCCGGCACGACCTGCTCGCCACCTGGACCGTGGCCGTCGCCGTCCTGCTGCCGCCGTTCTACCCGACGGTGATCGGCCTGCCGCTGTGCTGGCTGGCCGGCCGTGCCGACCCGATTCGCCCGCCGCACCTGCGGGTGTTCCATGCCGCGGCGCTGGGCATCGCCGGCTTCTGCGCGTCCAGCGTGCACCTGCTGCTCAGCCCGACCACGGGGCCGTTCACCGTCGAAGGCCTGGTCGGCTCGGGTTCCGCGGCGCTGGCGTTTCTGGCCGCGGTGGCCGTGTACCCGCTGGTCGCCAGCCTGCCCGGGGTCGGGATGGCCCGAGCGGGCCGGGGCGACGGCCTCGACGCGTGGCTCGGGGGAGCGCCGGCCGGCGCCGGCGTCCACGGCCCGGCCGGGCTGCCCGGCGCCGGCGTCCACCGCCCGGCCGGGCCCCCCGCGCGGGCGCCGCGGCGCGCCCGACGCGAGCTGGTGCCGGCGCGGGCCGCCGAGATCTGCTCGTCGATCGTGGTGGCGGTGCTGTGGGCGGCGAGCCCGTTCCTCATGCTGGCCGTGACCCCGCCGGTACTGCTGCTGCAACGCAGCCTGCTGCACGCCGACCTGCTGCTCGCCGCCCGCTCGGACGCGAAGACGCGCCTGGCCAATGCCGCCTACTGGCGCCAGGTCGCCGAGCGCGAGATCGGCCGGGCGGCCCGCGCCGGGCGACCGCTGTCGGTGCTGCTCGTCGACATCGACCATTTCAAGCGGGTCAACGACCGTTTCGGCCACCTCATCGGGGACGTCATCCTGCTCGCCGTCGCGGACACGCTGCGGGCCACGGCCCGGCCGCGGGACCTCGTCGGCCGCTTCGGCGGCGAGGAGTTCGTCATCCTGCTCACCGAGGCCGGACGGGAGCACGCCCTCGACATCGCCGAGCGGATCCGCAGCCAGGTCGCCGGCACCCGCTGCCGGTTCGACGGGTGCCCTCCGCTGTCGGTCACGGTGTCCGTGGGCGTCGCGACCCAGGACGGCTCGTCCGGCGACCTGTCCGCGCTCATCGCCCGCGCCGACACCGCCCTGTACCGGGCGAAGGCCGATGGCCGCAACCGGGTCCGCCTCGCCGACCCGCTGTGCGCCCCGGCGTAG
- a CDS encoding pyridoxamine 5'-phosphate oxidase family protein, with amino-acid sequence MTTSTTSSTTSSTNSWRDVETAHPTLADAVRTRFEAFRHHILATIRADGSPRTSGIEVTFRAGELWLGSMPDARKSRDLRRDPRFALCANPGPGTDMAGGDVRISGLARWVDDPATLAHFAAEVSPPEPFDLFRVELTEIVRTTVDEPAEEIILTSWRPGYPALRLQRRGNGPAAILDSWAEADT; translated from the coding sequence GTGACGACATCCACGACCTCATCCACGACCTCATCCACGAACTCCTGGCGCGACGTCGAGACCGCCCACCCCACCCTCGCCGACGCCGTCCGCACCCGCTTCGAGGCGTTCCGTCATCACATCCTGGCGACGATCCGCGCGGACGGCTCCCCGCGCACCAGCGGCATCGAGGTCACGTTCCGCGCCGGCGAACTGTGGCTCGGCAGCATGCCCGACGCCCGCAAGTCCCGCGACCTGCGCCGCGACCCCCGCTTCGCGCTGTGCGCCAACCCCGGCCCCGGCACCGACATGGCCGGCGGCGACGTCCGGATCTCCGGCCTCGCCCGCTGGGTCGACGACCCGGCCACCCTGGCCCACTTCGCCGCCGAGGTGTCGCCCCCCGAGCCGTTCGACCTGTTCCGGGTCGAGCTCACCGAGATCGTCCGCACCACCGTCGACGAACCCGCCGAGGAGATCATCCTGACAAGCTGGCGCCCCGGCTACCCGGCCCTGCGCCTCCAACGCCGCGGCAACGGCCCCGCCGCAATACTCGACAGCTGGGCAGAAGCAGACACCTGA
- a CDS encoding GNAT family N-acetyltransferase, which produces MMVRREIAGDAAAIRTVVGTAFARPVEQDLLPAEVTLVDELRASAAWIPALSLVATTAAGEIIGQVLCTRAAVDLSPVLAFGPLSVRPDHQRRGVGHALMHAMLGAADALGEPLVGLLGDPGYYSRFGFRPSDACGITAPQPAWGAHFQIRTLTAHGPSPRGRFSYPEAFDSV; this is translated from the coding sequence ATGATGGTTCGCCGGGAGATCGCCGGGGATGCGGCAGCGATTCGTACCGTGGTGGGCACGGCGTTCGCCCGACCGGTCGAACAGGACCTGCTCCCGGCCGAGGTCACCCTCGTGGACGAGCTTCGTGCCAGCGCCGCGTGGATACCCGCGCTCTCGCTCGTCGCGACCACCGCCGCGGGCGAGATCATCGGCCAGGTCCTGTGCACCCGCGCCGCGGTCGACCTCAGCCCGGTACTCGCCTTCGGGCCGCTCAGCGTCCGGCCCGACCATCAGCGACGCGGCGTCGGTCACGCGCTCATGCATGCCATGCTCGGCGCCGCCGACGCCCTCGGCGAGCCGCTGGTCGGTCTGCTCGGCGACCCAGGCTACTACTCCCGCTTCGGTTTCCGTCCCAGCGACGCCTGCGGCATCACCGCACCGCAACCCGCGTGGGGTGCGCATTTCCAGATACGGACCCTCACCGCGCACGGCCCCTCGCCACGCGGACGGTTCAGCTATCCCGAGGCCTTCGACTCGGTGTGA
- the bioA gene encoding adenosylmethionine--8-amino-7-oxononanoate transaminase: MARDRRAVWHPYAAASHDGPLFAVASAAGVRLTLTDGRELIDGMSSWWAAIHGYRHPVLDEAVRTQLGSMSHVMFGGLTHEPAVRLAETLVAITPEPLRRVFLCDSGSVAVEVAIKMALQYWTGRGRPERTRLLTIRRGYHGDTSGAMSVCDPDAGMHHLFSQLLPRHLFAPAPRCAYDEPCEDADVAEFERLFARHAHEVAAVILEPVVQGTGAMSFYAPGWLARVRELCDHHGVLLIADEIAVGFGRSGELFGCDHAGISPDIMCVGKALTGGYLSMAATLCTDEVAAGVSDSPAGAFMHGPTFMANPLASAVANASVELLLSSPWRDRVAEISAGLAAGLAPAAELAGVADVRVLGAIGVIETRDPVDMAVIQPLLVELGVWVRPFGRLVYTMPPFITSPADVATLTDAMVEAVARTT, from the coding sequence GTGGCCCGGGACCGGCGGGCCGTCTGGCACCCCTACGCCGCGGCGTCGCACGACGGACCGCTGTTCGCCGTGGCGTCCGCCGCCGGGGTGCGCCTCACGCTGACCGACGGCCGCGAGCTGATCGACGGGATGTCGTCGTGGTGGGCGGCCATCCACGGCTACCGGCACCCCGTGCTCGACGAGGCCGTGCGCACCCAGCTCGGGTCGATGTCGCACGTGATGTTCGGCGGCCTGACCCACGAGCCGGCGGTGCGCCTCGCCGAGACGCTGGTGGCGATCACCCCGGAGCCGCTGCGCCGGGTGTTCCTCTGCGACTCGGGATCCGTCGCGGTCGAGGTGGCCATCAAGATGGCGTTGCAGTACTGGACCGGTCGGGGCCGGCCCGAGCGGACCCGGCTGCTGACCATCCGGCGCGGGTACCACGGCGACACCTCCGGGGCGATGTCCGTCTGCGACCCGGACGCCGGGATGCACCACCTGTTCAGCCAGCTCCTGCCGCGCCACCTGTTCGCCCCGGCGCCGAGGTGCGCCTACGACGAGCCGTGCGAGGACGCAGACGTCGCCGAGTTCGAGCGGCTGTTCGCCCGGCACGCCCACGAGGTCGCCGCGGTCATCCTCGAACCGGTGGTGCAGGGCACCGGCGCCATGAGCTTCTACGCCCCCGGCTGGCTCGCCCGGGTCCGCGAGCTGTGCGACCACCACGGGGTGCTGCTCATCGCGGACGAGATCGCCGTCGGCTTCGGCCGGTCGGGGGAACTGTTCGGCTGCGACCACGCCGGGATCAGCCCGGACATCATGTGCGTCGGCAAGGCGCTGACGGGCGGCTACCTGTCGATGGCCGCGACGCTGTGCACCGACGAGGTGGCCGCCGGCGTGTCCGACTCGCCTGCCGGGGCGTTCATGCACGGCCCGACGTTCATGGCCAACCCGCTGGCGAGCGCCGTGGCGAACGCCAGCGTCGAGCTGCTGCTGTCCTCGCCGTGGCGGGACCGGGTCGCGGAGATCTCCGCGGGGCTCGCCGCGGGCCTCGCCCCGGCGGCGGAGCTGGCGGGGGTGGCCGACGTGCGGGTGCTCGGCGCCATCGGCGTGATCGAGACGCGGGACCCGGTCGACATGGCGGTGATCCAGCCGCTGCTGGTGGAGCTCGGCGTCTGGGTGCGGCCCTTCGGCCGGCTGGTCTACACGATGCCGCCGTTCATCACGTCGCCGGCGGACGTCGCCACCCTGACCGATGCGATGGTCGAGGCGGTCGCCCGCACCACCTGA
- a CDS encoding DUF222 domain-containing protein: MVGSVVAPTAVSGPVPDPVSGKDPVSGKDPVAGEGAGGEVSLFEGDVEAGSVAELEVSICRWAGRLAAATCGWLMLLAVFDRRGGWSGVGVRSCAHWLSWRCGIGSRTARQYLAVAHALERLPAIRAAFAAGTLSYAKVRAVSRVAQASTEQVWLTHARYCTAGQLERVVRAYRQVTEDRTARRAARGASWRYDDAGMLHLNAVLPAEDAVRLLAAFDAAHASLHRTTPPTPAAQPGEVSGSDRSGGSEESGGSGEGEGPPADGESVAAPRDRRQDADALMALADGFLDQPAPGLMTPIHTLTLTVDTAALPAATSPVPAPGAHEPRPAPQGAAQTGRETAGKAQGERAAGEEAGTAGEAVDAAATGRVGPHLVGLTGWAQTASGIEMPRPVVDRLGCDGLLRVLLTDLHGNPLNLGRRRRLPSRRLRDAVYTRDQGVCQYPGCDHTHWLQIHHLDHWTHGGDTDVDKLLLLCSAHHHMIHDDGITLTRSADGTVHAHTPDGRTLTPTPPLDPGPHPTTTLAHTTRHIDPTAIHTLDSGPLNLHDSIHAILHGDRPSNPHDQAA, from the coding sequence ATGGTTGGTTCTGTGGTAGCTCCGACGGCTGTGTCCGGGCCGGTTCCGGACCCGGTCTCCGGGAAGGACCCGGTCTCCGGGAAGGACCCGGTTGCCGGGGAGGGCGCGGGTGGGGAGGTGTCGCTGTTCGAAGGGGATGTGGAGGCGGGTTCGGTGGCGGAGTTGGAGGTGTCGATCTGCCGGTGGGCGGGGCGGCTTGCGGCGGCGACGTGCGGCTGGTTGATGTTGCTGGCGGTGTTTGATCGGCGGGGCGGTTGGTCGGGGGTGGGGGTGCGGTCGTGTGCGCACTGGTTGTCGTGGCGGTGCGGGATCGGGTCGCGGACGGCCCGGCAGTACCTGGCGGTCGCGCATGCGTTGGAGCGGCTTCCCGCGATCCGGGCGGCGTTCGCGGCGGGGACGTTGTCGTATGCGAAGGTGCGTGCGGTCAGCCGGGTCGCGCAGGCCTCGACGGAGCAGGTGTGGTTGACCCATGCCCGGTACTGCACGGCGGGGCAGTTGGAGCGGGTGGTGCGTGCCTACCGGCAGGTGACCGAGGATCGGACGGCCCGGCGGGCGGCGCGCGGGGCGTCCTGGCGGTACGACGATGCGGGGATGTTGCACCTGAACGCGGTCCTGCCCGCCGAGGACGCCGTCCGGCTGCTCGCGGCGTTCGACGCCGCGCACGCCAGCCTGCACCGCACCACACCCCCCACCCCGGCGGCCCAGCCCGGCGAGGTGAGCGGGTCAGACAGGTCCGGCGGGTCGGAGGAGTCTGGCGGGTCGGGCGAGGGGGAGGGACCGCCGGCCGACGGGGAGTCCGTGGCGGCACCGCGGGACCGCCGGCAGGACGCTGATGCGTTGATGGCCCTGGCCGACGGGTTCCTCGACCAGCCCGCGCCCGGCCTGATGACCCCGATCCACACCCTGACCCTCACCGTCGACACCGCCGCCCTGCCGGCTGCCACCAGCCCCGTCCCGGCCCCCGGCGCTCACGAGCCGAGGCCGGCACCGCAGGGAGCAGCGCAGACCGGCAGGGAGACGGCCGGGAAGGCGCAGGGTGAGAGGGCGGCGGGGGAGGAAGCGGGCACCGCAGGGGAGGCGGTGGACGCCGCGGCGACGGGCCGGGTGGGACCACACCTGGTCGGGCTCACCGGCTGGGCGCAGACCGCCTCGGGGATCGAGATGCCCCGCCCGGTCGTGGACCGCCTCGGTTGCGACGGACTACTACGCGTCCTGCTCACCGACCTACACGGCAACCCTCTGAACCTCGGCCGGCGCCGCCGGCTACCGTCCCGCCGGCTCCGAGACGCCGTCTACACCCGCGACCAGGGCGTCTGCCAGTACCCGGGCTGCGACCACACCCACTGGCTGCAGATCCACCACCTCGACCACTGGACCCACGGCGGCGACACCGACGTCGACAAGCTCCTACTACTCTGCTCCGCCCACCATCACATGATCCACGACGACGGCATCACCCTCACCCGAAGCGCCGACGGCACCGTCCACGCCCACACCCCCGACGGCCGCACCCTCACCCCCACCCCACCACTCGACCCCGGCCCCCACCCCACCACCACCCTCGCCCACACCACCCGACACATCGACCCCACCGCCATCCACACCCTCGACAGCGGCCCGCTGAACCTCCACGACTCCATCCACGCCATCCTCCACGGCGACCGACCGTCAAACCCACACGACCAGGCCGCCTGA
- a CDS encoding helix-turn-helix transcriptional regulator, protein MRSSRLTALLLHLQAVRRATAAQLAAELEVSVRTVHRDIAALQDAGVPLWTEPGRAGGVRLMDGWRTSLDGLTGDEAAALLLIGAGPEVLAGLGLAGIAAAARTKVLATLPPRPRVQAGQVRQRFLLDAPGWFHREEAVPHLATLAEAVWAGRRVDLRYARVGDDPAGAAGAAGAAGAAGAAGAAGAAGAAGEEAGRGVARRVDPLGLVCKAGTWYLAARHRGDVRSYRVGRISQANLRAETFDRPDGFDLAAWWRAGSDEFARSLLRWTCRLRLSPAGLRGLRHAVDPVAARAALAGASPPDGDGWRVVELATEGPEVALSQLSALGDGVEVLSPAELRAALAATGRRIAARNAPASGGASRGEVGDRGRDGERGEGGERGGDQGEGDENCVVARLSGGPGEVAGPVPSRKGSSREVAP, encoded by the coding sequence GTGCGATCGAGCCGGTTGACCGCGTTGCTGCTGCATCTGCAGGCCGTGCGGCGGGCGACGGCGGCGCAGCTGGCCGCCGAGCTGGAGGTGTCCGTCCGCACGGTGCACCGTGACATCGCGGCGTTGCAGGACGCCGGCGTGCCGCTGTGGACCGAGCCGGGGCGGGCCGGCGGGGTGCGGCTGATGGACGGCTGGCGGACCAGCCTCGACGGGCTCACCGGCGACGAGGCGGCGGCCCTGCTGCTGATCGGCGCCGGGCCCGAGGTGCTCGCCGGGCTGGGGCTTGCCGGGATCGCCGCGGCCGCGCGCACGAAGGTCCTGGCCACGCTGCCGCCGCGGCCCCGCGTCCAGGCGGGGCAGGTCCGCCAGCGGTTCCTGCTCGACGCGCCGGGCTGGTTCCACCGCGAGGAGGCCGTGCCGCACCTGGCCACGCTCGCCGAGGCGGTGTGGGCCGGGCGCCGCGTCGATCTGCGCTACGCCCGCGTCGGCGACGATCCGGCGGGTGCGGCGGGTGCGGCGGGTGCGGCGGGTGCGGCGGGTGCGGCGGGTGCGGCGGGTGCGGCGGGTGCGGCCGGCGAGGAGGCGGGGCGGGGGGTGGCGCGGCGGGTCGATCCGCTCGGGCTGGTCTGCAAGGCGGGCACCTGGTACCTGGCGGCCCGCCACCGGGGCGACGTCCGCAGCTACCGGGTCGGGCGGATCTCCCAGGCCAACCTGCGGGCCGAGACGTTCGACCGGCCGGACGGCTTCGACCTCGCCGCCTGGTGGCGGGCGGGCAGCGACGAGTTCGCCCGCTCCCTGCTGCGCTGGACCTGCCGGCTGCGGCTGTCCCCGGCGGGGTTGCGCGGCCTGCGGCACGCCGTCGACCCGGTCGCCGCCCGCGCTGCCCTCGCCGGCGCCTCGCCGCCGGACGGCGACGGCTGGCGGGTGGTGGAGCTGGCCACCGAGGGTCCGGAGGTGGCGCTGTCCCAGTTGTCGGCGCTCGGCGACGGGGTCGAGGTGCTCTCGCCGGCGGAGCTGCGCGCCGCCCTCGCCGCGACCGGGCGGCGCATCGCCGCCCGCAACGCCCCGGCTTCCGGCGGCGCGAGTCGGGGTGAGGTCGGGGATCGAGGTCGTGACGGGGAGCGGGGGGAAGGTGGGGAACGGGGCGGCGATCAGGGCGAAGGTGACGAGAACTGCGTGGTCGCACGTTTGTCAGGCGGGCCCGGGGAGGTCGCGGGACCGGTACCTTCTCGGAAAGGCAGTTCGAGGGAGGTCGCGCCATAA
- a CDS encoding rhomboid family intramembrane serine protease yields the protein MVIPIHDINPLSRRPIITWLLIAANVVIFIFFEPVVSSVAGIGTSTPQNVCEQQRFFQEWGAIPRELVHNAQLSAAYSGHIGVDAAGSPGCIVQTPPSFDKIPVLSVLTAMFLHGSWLHLIGNMLFLGVFGNNLEDRMGRLFYLLFYLVCGYAATYGFALFESGSSSTLIGASGAVAGVLGAYLLLFPRARVIGLVSVLFFLPFWLPAWIVLGFWFALQYVYFTGFGVADGGAVAYGAHVVGFIVGALLVAPFIRQLRAAGPGTPPRIPQHRWIRGTGTSAAARHRRSY from the coding sequence GTGGTCATCCCGATTCACGACATCAACCCGCTGAGCCGGCGGCCGATCATCACCTGGCTGCTGATCGCCGCCAACGTAGTGATCTTCATCTTCTTCGAGCCCGTGGTGAGCTCGGTCGCCGGGATCGGGACCTCGACCCCACAGAACGTCTGCGAGCAGCAACGGTTCTTCCAGGAGTGGGGCGCGATACCCCGGGAACTGGTGCACAACGCGCAGCTCTCGGCCGCCTACTCCGGCCACATCGGCGTCGACGCGGCCGGCAGTCCCGGCTGCATCGTGCAGACACCGCCGAGCTTCGACAAGATTCCGGTGCTCTCGGTACTGACCGCGATGTTCCTGCATGGAAGCTGGCTTCACCTCATCGGCAACATGCTGTTTCTCGGGGTCTTCGGCAACAACCTTGAAGATCGCATGGGTAGGCTGTTCTACCTGCTGTTCTACCTGGTCTGCGGGTACGCGGCGACCTACGGGTTCGCGCTGTTCGAAAGCGGGTCGTCGAGCACCCTGATCGGCGCCTCGGGCGCCGTCGCCGGCGTGCTCGGCGCCTACCTACTCCTGTTCCCGAGAGCTCGTGTCATCGGCCTGGTGTCCGTGCTGTTCTTCCTCCCGTTCTGGCTGCCGGCCTGGATCGTCCTCGGTTTCTGGTTCGCGCTGCAGTACGTGTACTTCACCGGATTTGGCGTCGCCGACGGGGGCGCGGTCGCCTACGGCGCGCACGTCGTCGGCTTCATCGTCGGGGCGCTGCTCGTCGCGCCGTTCATCCGCCAGCTACGCGCGGCCGGACCGGGCACGCCGCCTCGAATACCGCAGCACCGCTGGATCCGCGGGACCGGAACCTCCGCCGCCGCCCGGCATCGCCGGAGCTACTGA